A section of the bacterium genome encodes:
- a CDS encoding (d)CMP kinase, which translates to MIIAIDGPSGVGKSTVARAVARELGLPYLETGAMYRALGLEVLERGIDPEDRDSVEDLAASFDLHLQPLEDGSFAIQVGGEPVGARIYGLRVTDATSKISAYPGVREQMRRLQRSCAMERGGVLEGRDIGTRVVPETPFKFFLTAAPEVRAERRWRQLRQAGVETPDLADIEREVRERDERDSSRDDSPLSWDETYRVIDTGELSVDEVIAEITTEVGSQPNASEDG; encoded by the coding sequence ATGATCATCGCGATCGATGGGCCGTCGGGAGTCGGCAAATCCACGGTCGCCCGGGCCGTGGCTCGGGAGCTGGGCTTGCCTTACCTCGAGACCGGAGCCATGTATCGCGCTCTCGGTCTCGAGGTCCTCGAGCGAGGTATCGATCCCGAGGATAGGGACTCGGTCGAGGATCTGGCGGCATCCTTCGACCTTCATCTCCAGCCGCTCGAGGACGGGTCGTTCGCGATTCAAGTTGGCGGCGAGCCGGTGGGCGCGCGGATCTACGGTCTGAGGGTCACCGACGCGACCTCCAAGATCTCGGCCTATCCCGGTGTGCGTGAGCAGATGCGGCGGCTCCAGAGGTCCTGTGCGATGGAGCGGGGAGGAGTCCTCGAGGGCCGCGATATCGGCACCCGGGTGGTGCCGGAAACGCCCTTCAAGTTCTTCCTGACCGCCGCACCCGAGGTCCGAGCCGAGCGCCGTTGGCGTCAGTTGCGGCAGGCCGGTGTCGAGACCCCCGACTTGGCCGACATCGAGCGCGAGGTCCGCGAGCGTGACGAGCGCGACAGTTCGAGAGACGACTCGCCCCTGAGTTGGGACGAGACCTACCGTGTCATCGACACCGGCGAGCTCTCGGTGGATGAGGTCATCGCCGAGATCACAACCGAAGTCGGGTCGCAGCCGAACGCTTCGGAAGACGGCTGA
- the scpB gene encoding SMC-Scp complex subunit ScpB, whose product MTDPQEIEAAIEAALFVTPQPIRRRKILEVFGARAREEASAALERVLARYRADANRGVVVEEVASGLRLVTRPELHGYLRKLFEITGQNRLSMPALETLAIIAYRQPVTGPEIQELRSVSSSGVLRTLLEKRLIRIAGRKLVVGKPFLYATTREFLMHFGLKSLDDLPPLEEFEETFGQMATIEADVLPFEERASTAESVSGESPQAGESGPAAAEPETPEEG is encoded by the coding sequence ATGACGGATCCTCAGGAAATCGAAGCCGCGATCGAGGCGGCCCTGTTCGTGACACCCCAGCCGATACGACGGCGCAAGATTCTGGAGGTCTTCGGAGCTCGCGCTCGCGAGGAAGCCAGCGCCGCTCTGGAGAGAGTTCTCGCACGCTACCGGGCGGATGCGAATCGGGGCGTAGTAGTCGAGGAGGTGGCCAGCGGCCTCCGCTTGGTAACTCGGCCGGAGCTTCACGGCTACCTGCGCAAGCTGTTCGAGATCACCGGCCAGAACCGGTTGTCGATGCCCGCTCTCGAGACCCTGGCGATCATCGCCTATCGACAGCCGGTCACCGGACCCGAGATCCAGGAGCTGCGCAGCGTGAGCTCGAGCGGTGTGCTGCGGACATTGCTGGAGAAGCGGCTGATTCGGATCGCTGGGCGCAAACTGGTCGTGGGTAAACCGTTTCTCTATGCGACGACGCGAGAGTTCCTGATGCATTTCGGACTCAAGAGCCTTGACGACCTGCCGCCCCTCGAGGAGTTCGAAGAGACCTTCGGACAAATGGCAACCATCGAGGCGGACGTGCTGCCCTTCGAGGAGAGGGCGTCCACGGCCGAATCGGTCTCTGGCGAGTCACCGCAGGCTGGAGAGTCCGGGCCCGCCGCGGCCGAACCCGAGACTCCGGAGGAGGGGTGA
- a CDS encoding winged helix-turn-helix domain-containing protein, with product MPRRAKGRGARAREAAHSVVRGFGYLQLDTVAIAGARSHAIVLLSRLEGLDPTLGEELLQPGEPVFEYWGHEASWMPIELYPAFEFRRREFLGRHPWWGNVVARNRRVAQRLRQRIREEGPLRSVDMEGKGSSGWWDLKVAKRVALALWSSGELAIRERRNFQRTYDLAERVIPESVRSHPLGKRDAQDVLLLKALDGHGWAPTGTLAQTWRLVNRKKEILGALGRLSERGEIVRCGLENPAGQPTPGWIRTSHLELAARLERVRPRRDRGVLLSPFDPVLWDRLRVKRLFGFEQMLEIFKPAPRRIYGYYCLPVLAGERFVARFDLKADRKKRALRVLSCRFEGTGDGRPSTPADGEAARSALDRYAGALGLEPKGWRLR from the coding sequence TTGCCGAGGCGAGCGAAAGGGCGGGGGGCGCGGGCGCGCGAGGCCGCTCATTCAGTGGTGCGGGGCTTCGGCTATCTCCAGCTCGATACCGTTGCTATCGCCGGTGCTCGAAGTCACGCCATCGTCCTGCTTTCGCGGCTCGAGGGCTTGGATCCGACGCTGGGTGAAGAACTGCTGCAGCCGGGCGAGCCGGTTTTCGAGTACTGGGGGCACGAGGCGAGCTGGATGCCCATCGAGCTATATCCGGCCTTCGAGTTTCGCCGCCGGGAGTTCCTGGGACGGCACCCTTGGTGGGGCAACGTCGTGGCTCGCAACCGAAGGGTGGCGCAGAGACTGCGCCAGCGCATTCGGGAAGAAGGGCCCCTGCGCTCGGTGGACATGGAGGGAAAGGGCAGCAGTGGCTGGTGGGACCTCAAAGTGGCCAAGCGCGTGGCCCTGGCGCTGTGGTCCAGTGGGGAGCTCGCCATCCGGGAGCGCAGGAATTTTCAGAGGACCTACGACCTGGCGGAGCGCGTGATCCCGGAGTCCGTTCGGTCGCATCCGCTCGGGAAGCGCGATGCTCAAGACGTTTTGCTTCTCAAAGCCCTCGATGGGCACGGTTGGGCACCCACCGGCACGCTGGCCCAGACCTGGCGGCTGGTGAATCGGAAGAAGGAGATTCTCGGAGCGCTCGGTCGTCTGTCGGAGCGCGGCGAGATCGTGCGCTGCGGGCTCGAGAATCCGGCCGGCCAGCCGACGCCGGGCTGGATTCGGACGAGTCACCTCGAACTGGCCGCGCGGCTCGAGAGAGTCCGGCCGCGCCGGGACAGGGGCGTGCTGCTGTCGCCTTTCGATCCGGTGTTATGGGACCGGCTCAGGGTCAAACGCCTCTTCGGTTTCGAGCAGATGCTCGAGATCTTCAAGCCGGCACCCAGGCGAATCTACGGCTACTACTGCCTGCCGGTGCTCGCCGGCGAGCGCTTTGTGGCGCGTTTCGACCTGAAGGCCGATCGCAAGAAACGAGCGCTGCGCGTCCTTTCGTGCCGCTTCGAGGGCACCGGAGACGGTCGTCCATCGACCCCCGCGGACGGCGAGGCCGCCCGCAGCGCTCTCGATCGCTACGCCGGCGCGCTCGGGTTGGAGCCGAAGGGTTGGCGATTACGCTGA
- a CDS encoding rRNA pseudouridine synthase, protein MSRDSEGVERLQKALARSGVASRRASEELIRQGRVTVNGEIARIGQKVDLRTDFVKVDGKRIQKPERNRYLLLNKPAGYMTTKSDPEGRATVFDLLPPQARRGLFAVGRLDFETEGLLLLTDDGDLAQLVSHPRHGCAKTYEVKVKGRPSEDSIQRLRSGIRLDRRRTRPARIAALGGTRGRRAAESNTWWRVELTEGRTRQIREMFARIGHPVLRLRRTAIGRVGDRDLPRGAFRDLSEAEVRQLAGVSSPKGPPARKRRT, encoded by the coding sequence GTGAGTCGGGATTCTGAGGGCGTGGAGAGGCTCCAGAAGGCTCTTGCCAGATCCGGTGTGGCCTCGCGCCGCGCGTCCGAGGAGTTGATCCGACAGGGACGGGTGACGGTCAACGGCGAGATCGCACGGATCGGACAGAAGGTCGACCTGCGCACCGATTTCGTCAAGGTCGACGGTAAGCGCATTCAGAAGCCTGAGCGCAACCGCTACCTGCTGCTCAACAAGCCGGCCGGATACATGACCACGAAGTCCGACCCGGAGGGTCGCGCGACGGTGTTCGACCTGTTGCCGCCCCAGGCTCGGCGGGGCCTGTTTGCGGTCGGTCGGCTGGATTTCGAGACCGAGGGCCTGCTGCTCTTGACCGATGACGGCGACCTCGCGCAGCTTGTGAGTCATCCTCGGCACGGCTGTGCCAAGACCTACGAGGTAAAGGTGAAGGGAAGGCCTTCGGAGGACTCGATCCAGAGGCTCAGGTCAGGAATCAGGCTCGACCGCAGGCGCACCCGGCCGGCCCGAATCGCGGCTCTGGGGGGCACCCGGGGCCGGCGTGCGGCGGAGTCCAACACCTGGTGGAGAGTCGAGCTCACGGAGGGCAGAACAAGGCAGATTCGAGAGATGTTCGCTCGGATCGGTCATCCCGTGTTGCGTTTGCGTCGCACCGCGATCGGGCGCGTCGGGGATCGCGATCTGCCGCGAGGGGCCTTTCGGGACCTGTCCGAGGCCGAGGTCCGCCAGCTGGCAGGCGTGAGCTCCCCGAAAGGACCGCCCGCGAGAAAGAGACGGACGTGA